The genomic interval ttaaaatactgtttttagcATTGTTAGAAATACACTGAGATAGTAGGTGGCTAATTTTGCCTTCAAGTTGATTTGCAGAGTCACAACACTTGCAACTGCTAAGCAGTTGTATAACGTTATTAGAAATTTAGCTTATAAGTAGTTTGTGGCAAAATCCAGTAAGACTATGCTGTATAAGCAATCTTCACATTTTCTACTCTTGAACACTTTCTGCCAAagatctttgttgttttttttctttttttcctctgtttcactTGATCATAGCTTAAATAATCAGGAAATCTACATATAGAATTTTAcattaatgcaaaataaattactcAGTACCAGATTATTAAAAAGCTCcctaatgaaaaaaagatttaaaataacgACTTCAAAGAATTTTTATCTAAATctcacctccagccccaccaAACTTGGTAGCATACTTGTTTGCAGTAATTCAGGTGAAAAATACTACTTCTGCCAAAACACAACACTTTTTCTTTATGAAGAAAACTAGGCTACAATAACTCTTAATTTGGATGTGTcccaaaagaaaaaggtgaacaGTTAAGAGACAATAATGACATAGAACGGACTTGCCTGTGACCCAGTAATTACTGTGCTCCTTATGAGTACCTGCCTTTTACTGTTCATGTAATCTACAAATACAATGTAATGCAGCTACAGTATGATAAAACAGAGAGATTACTATCTCATTCAACTTGCTGAAAAAAGCAAGTATCTATTCTGCCAGAAGTGATACGACCACAGACTAATCAATAcgagaaggaaattaaattgaACTTTACTTGTTCTCTAGTGAACCAGCGGGCATCCTCTATTTCATTCTTGTCAACTCTAATTTCTGTAGACACTGCAACAGCTAAGCAGCCAATCATTAGGGAGGAGGGCATTGGCCATGGCTGACAAGAGACATACTGAACATGGCCAACTTTGACTCCAGTTTCCTCTTCTACTTCTCTTCGAACAGCATCTTCTATTGTTTCTCCTGATCAAAAAGGGCAAAGAACAAAGAGCTGATGAAAATACTCCAAGCAAGGATTACATCCTGTGCTTTGAACTGACTCCAAGGATTTTAAACTGCAATAGACAATTACGCATAGACATCTAGTTCACGGATCAGGGTATACATCTTCAGCTCAGGGCACAGAAGACTAATAAGGCTATCCACCACAGCAAAATGGAACTAtgaaaaactgtaatttttcCACTGCACCAACTATTTCCTGAATTGATAATTCATCATACATGCAACCTACCATTACCTGACACCTTAAAAATTCGGTAGGAAATACACTGTTCCTtaaatgaattttgaaatgcagatctgttcatttaaaaacagcattgcGTTAACTTTTAAGTTTTCAGCAAGAATGTAACAGCAGGTAGTCTAACTacttaaaatgacaaaaatagaGACTTAAGTAGACTTGTACAAAATTCTGTACAGTgttattcattttctctgacTCATTCTTCTTTATCTTGATACATGTAGACAACTCTTCAAACTTaaactgcaatgaaaaaatCTTTATGTCCACATTCATGGAAGATTTACAAGGCAAAGATTCTTTACTGAGACAATGGTTAGGCAATGGAACAGACTCCCAAGAAAACAGTCACAGCACCAAGCCTGCCAGAGTTCAAGTGCCTGATAGCACCCCCAGAAACATGGCTTCATTTCTGATTGGTGCTGTGCAGGGGCAGCAGCTGAACTGAGTGATCCTTGCAGTTACTGATGTGAGATATTCTATGACTTCTGGATGTGTATGTGGAGTGGAAGTGGTGTTAAGCTTACATACACGCATATATAAGCATATACATGCTTTGCAGTATATGTCCACTGAAGCGGACAATCCATGCATCAGTAAGTGTTTTATTTGAAGATAAGAAACTTTTTAGATAGTTCAAACTAGTTCTGCAAGAACCAAACTTTTTTACTACAGATCACAATATACACTGATCTTCCTACACGTTCTGCTTTGTCCCCTAAGATAACTAACCACTAATAATGCAATCTTTTCAGTCTTTTAAGTCTTCTCATCCAATTAAGAATtaatttctgaataaatttCAAGATCTGTGGttatattcttcattttctttactaaGCAACCAAGTACTATTTCAACTAGCAAGTGAATTCCTAAGAGATAAAAGTTCTAGAGGAATTAAGTTAAACTGATCAGAAACTGCTAGGATCAGTGATCTTAAATTTCAGTATATACATTTGAATCAGTATCAGAAAGTACCAAAACTGGGGGAATTAAGAaaggagtaaataaataaaccaccTAGCTTTTTTTCAAATGACATCAGCTTATTCGCGCTCTTCCCATATTTCATTTGCACGCAGCTACTGAATACAGTTCAGCATATAGTTATTTACTATAAATTATAGCTAGTGATTAAGATGTATTCACAATAGAAGAATGTTTTATAAATTATTCTTCAACTACCAATAATTTTAACTAATTCTAAATATTACTGCTGAACACAGCTAGCAAAATCTCTTTGCTTCTCCTTGAAGATTATGAGATCTCTGCTTATCTTCCATATAATCAATCACTTAAGCATAAAGCGGAACTCTTATTTCTCCTATATTAAAACCCCTTTGTAAAAATCACCAAAGAATCACTcttacatgtattttaaaatgctttttatcaCTTAATACATGATTTAGAAGTGTATGATGAGAGAATGATTTGAAACCTTTATTTaatcagttgcttttttttttttaaagcagctgttGCAGAACACACTATTGGTATGTTTATTATTACAACTTATCTAGCAGGAAACAAGAATATTTATTTGACATAACACAGAAcaaatttctgaattatttacaATGTATAAAACTGGTATGTGGGAAACCATCTGATAAGGGAAAATTACTCACCAGGTTCTACAAATCCAGCAAGACAGGTAAACATTCCAGGGGGAAACCTCTTCTGTCTACCTAAAAGGCAGTGATTCCCATCCGGGTGAATGACTTGCATTATCACAACAGGATCTGTAATGGACATTAAAGGAACATATTTCAACTTTTGGAGGACttaaaagcagcaagaaaattcAGCCTGTATTGAAGTATATACACAAATGTGTATACAAACCAGAAAATTTTAAGTGCTTTAAATCAGAATGGTGTAAATGCCCAGAGCaagcagttattttattttgctttgactGGTTGTTTTTAGTTTGGCAACACAAATACTTTGTGTAAGCACTTTACTAGCCAAGGTTATGGCATAAATTACCTGCAACCCCAGCATACAATCTGTTAAGAGTCCAAAGGTACTAACTTAGCTATGCGTCCAGCAGATAGAAACAATTTCAGTAACAAGTACAATTTACTATCACCTCCTCTAAAAGCACAGGCCTGTAGGGTGTAGTTTCCACTTAAATACACAACACAGAGCCAGGTACTCTGAATGCAATACTGACTAACCTTTCCACTTTCACTTGTTTACTGTCAATTCCTTATCTGAAGTTGCATCTTTTCAGTCCTGATAATTTTAtgcacctttttcttttttgctaaatattttctATCGATATCATTATTTTTGTCATATGTTTCTGCATACTGTTTATCTaccttcttccctttttattcTCAATTATTCCaatgttctgttttaaaatgtttctgccTCAGATTAACATTTTCCTCTTGCTATTGTTTTCTAGAACTTCTCTTTTTTAGTGTCCAAACTGCTtgtattttctctgcataaaaaTGTTTACTTCAGTAATTATCATAGTCAGAGATCTCAAAATCTGTTGTCCTACTTGGAGGTACATGCCACTGGCACAAAGAAGACTATGCAGTACTGCTGtttgcttatttgcttttttcagaGAAAGGCGTAAGTACACTACACCGATTTGGCAGTCTTTTCTATATTCTCTCATTCCTTCTTTAAGTCTGTTGTACCAGAACTACAAATGCAAAAGAGAAGCATAGGTAGTGGAAGGAAAGTTGATACCATatcatgcaggaaaaaaagggtTATTTTCATTCCTTATTATCTTTGCATCAATACCATAGCAAGTATAATAATCTCCTTTGCAACATGTAAACAAAACAAGCCGCAGAATAAgcttattttctgaataaaagtAAACCTGGCAGTTTGCAACTGAGAACGAAAAGTAGAACCAGAGCAGATGGTTAATGGTGTCaccaacagaaaaatgtaaaattaaatccTCTGGGTTGTTAATATAATTATATCATTTATATTGTTGGAATTTCTAACTACAGTAAATGCAGTAAATGCTGTTATTGTCACTGTCATTTTTTGTCACGCAATAAAGTTAAAGATTGAAATCTGAGTTTTGTAATCCTAAATACAGCTGAAACATGCACAGTCTGGGAAGAGACAAATACATAAGAActgaacagaaactgaaataattaaaaaaaacacaacacctGAGTAACATGCACTTCGTAACATTTGAACAAGCTTATCTTACAATATCCTCACCAACTCTTGGATATGACGTGTTATGAACACCTTGGAGGCTGGGACAATCTTCTTTTACACAAGTTTTCTTGTAGCCACCTTCTTCAATCTTGGTTGCGCTCCCACAAGTTGGGCAGAAACGGTAGCGGCTGTGCCATGCTAGAACAGATCTAGCCTGGGCTACCACTCCTTTCAAAAAATAGATTAAGAATACATAAAATTACTAATTCATTTAAGCTCTTCaaattagagggaaaaaaaagagaagtattaAAGCCTAACGTAAAAATTGAAGTAGGCTACGGCTTAAACTGTCATCAACTGCATCAGAAGTTGCATAATGTAAGTTTTTTACATGCTTTTATTTGCAGTATAGCATATGGAGTACAATGCAGTATGATGTAGATACAGATCAATTTATTTAAGATATTTGTCCAGATCAACATAACCTTTTCTTCACTGACATTTCTTTGCCTGCATGAAGTGCTAGAATTGCATACCACACTTTATCTATGGTGAAAAAGGCATTTACTACAGGTATCTTGGCATAACAAGGTATTGACTGTCTCATTTAAATTTGAGGTGCAAGTTGAGTTTGCCCTTTATCCTTCTCTAAAAGTGACCTTATTGCAACAGAGCTGTTGCAACATGTCTGTGGCATTCATTTGAACTTGGGATCCCAACCTTGCTACACTTGCTCTCAGTTTTCTCCTCTGGCAAATATTTAGCACACCGTTACAAAGGACTTGTTACTCATCTTCATTACGAGAAACTTcacaatggattttttttttcttcttcttccttttacagCACTAATGCACATGCATTAATATTAAAAGTGTTATCTGTAAAATCATGATAATTAATACACTTAACAGTTTACTACTCACAGTTGCAGATGTTAGCACTTTGCAACTGCAAATTTTTACACATAGAATTCTTCATAAAGCCACTAACAAGACTgtggaaattttattttttctactgtTATTGAAAATACCTGATTACTTTGCAGTAATTTGTCCTTGCAGCATACCTCAGCAAATAAAGCATATCTTTCTGCTACACATTTGATTACTGTTGCATTTTATGCATCTTACCAGCTTCGTTTTCAGGTAGCTGCAGTAGTGCTGGCATTGGTGGATGAAGAAAGTAACAGTCCTCATGCTTCTGTTTAAATCTCTCAGCAGAAGTAGGATTTATGCTGAGAGCAAACCAAGCAATGAGCCCATCATCATCACCTTCTTGTAGGACCTCCCCATTGTGAGCAGTCAAAAGACTTGTGTGCAACTGCAGATCAACTCCAAGAAAAATCAAGGTGACTTCATCAGACTGGCTCATGCAGTGTTCCACATCCTTGTGGTGCAGTCTGCAAAGCCTGACTTCTGGCCGCTCCAACTTCTCTGCTCCCCCACTCAGAGTAACCAACGGACTTAGGTCTGAAAAAAGTATGTATACTGTAGCTGGAtggatttgttttttgcttAGCCACTTGGAATCTATTCTTTTATCACTTCTTCGGTCCAGAAGCGTTGTgccaaaataatttgaatattCTTTCACTTCAGTTGGCAGAAAATCAGGCTTCTGTCCTCCTTTTGCATTAGCCAACAAATTAGCAATGTGCTTGTACCCCCAAAATTTAGCAATGTCCAGAGCTGTCTGCCTTGATTTATTAACGATGGACTTATCACAcctacagaaacagaaaagaacaacaatTAACGGAGTGAACTTTTTCAGGAGGAGTTCCAATGTTGTACTATTGTTACAGCACATAGATCCAATACCATTGAGCTGCACAAACTTTTCAAAACTCAGAATCAAGGGCATTCTTCAGGCTATATGTTGATGGTATTAAAAAATGATtgtagtttttattttgctatggCCAAATCCCTCATTTATGGTGCATTTTTGACATCACTTAGCACGGTTCATGTAGTACCACAAGAGTAACCAATTAATTAAAATCCCAAACACTGCAACATGCTGTCCTGCCCtgccagaagaaataaaaaaaaaaaaacaacaaaaaaaccccactggCTCAAGACTCTTTACAGGGGAAGTTTTGAAAGGCAAGGAAAGAGCACTCTTCTGGCTTACCAGCAACACAAAATTGACTAGTTTAGCTAGCACAACTTTCCAGAAGCTACCAAAAGAGTAaccaaaacacttaaaaaacaaGTTTACCattaagaaagaatgaagaatatGGCCTGTTTTTAGTGAGTAAAGCAGCACTCTGTTAAGCCTGGGACATAAGCTGGCCTGTGCAGATCTATTTGttcccaaaacaaagcagaatgaaaCATCTGGTAAACCAGTGTCTCAttgtaaatatttcaataaattaaaaaaacatatctGAAATACATTGAGGCGAACTGGGGGGTCACTCAAACAAGAATAAactactgtttttatttttatttttattttttgtcaatTTTAAACTAAGTGGctaagtaaaacaaaactgtaatcTTCAAATCATACAAGAGATGCTGTGTCAGACTTATCAGTTTTTAAAACCAGAAGACACCAGTGCATTCATGCTGCTGATACACTGGTAACTTTATCACAGGCAGGAGTGCTTTTACTTGAGATTTCAATTAAACTAAATCCTGTCTGAGAGAGTTCGAACATGTTGTGGGAAAGTATTCAAAGACTAACATAAAGACTCTTGGTGCTAAGCGAACTGATATTGTTCAtttatcttcaatttttttttttcttcttaggtTAAAATCTTGCCGTGTTTTCTACTTATTTTCTTATCACTGAATTTCATTCCTATTTTGTCTTCCACTTTCTGCCTGCTCACGTCCATGCAGACTGTGATGAAACTGCTATCCAATATCTTCTGCAGTGGCCCAAAATTTTCAGATCACCAAGATCTTTCTTCCAGTCTATAAATGTCTCTTATAGCTTTTCTCAAGCCTggatgaactgaaaaaaataactcaGGCTTAGTTTGTGGAATGTTATACTAACGTTACCTTGCTAGTTGTACTTGACATTCATGTTTACACATCCAGCAATTGCGTTTTTCCACATGACTGCTATGGCTAAACATTACTGATATGAAACCATTGAGGCTGCAGTAACACATCAGTAAATATGGCCTAAGAGAATGGCCATGAAAAGGGCATTTACAAGCagaaaactccttttttttttattttatttattattatttttttttaatattaagtaGAACTTCTGTCAAGCTGACAATTTCTCCAAAATCTCAGAGGGCTCCTCAAAAACACGGAGGATTTCAATCTACAATATATGGCACAGCAACACTGCTCTACTTGCTAGAATACACTAATTATGGTACAAAAGAGCACTCCATGGTGAGCCCCAGCAGAAGAATGTACAGTACATTAGTAGGTCTTAAAAATAAGGGTGAGAAGATCTGGGAGGATGTAGACAATCATTTATAACCACAGAATGAACTAGTCTAGTTTGGCAGTGTAATTAGGGATACAGAAAGGAACTGACTggtcttcatagaatcactgagacatctgggctggaaaggaccttaaagatcaaatAATTCCAAGCCTTTCTGCCGTGGGCAGAGATAACTCCCAgtagatgaggctgcccagggtcccataCAGCTTGGTCTTAAATGCCTCCAAGCACTGTGCCACTCATGAACTTGCTGATGGTGCATTCAATCTACTGTAtctgtcattgataaagatgttaaagaacacTGATATCAATACTAAAACTAGGACTAAAACTGAGGGACACTGCAGAGGTCAGCTGAGCTCTTGCTCTCATTTTGGAATGTTACTCATTAGAAACATCCTAGCTTTATATGGGCTTTACAGGAACCCTGAGGCTTCAAGACCTCTGAAGCGTTTTCTGCTTTACTCAGTGTCTTTCAACACCAGAACTACAGGATTTGACTTGAGGACAGATAACAAAAATTAAAGTAAATCCTTAACAAGCAAAAACATATCTCGTTTCACATTGACCAAAGgaggttagaaaaaaaaaaaaaaaaaaaaaaggaaaaaaaaagacaccttaaaaataaagaagtgtctgaaaaataataaataaatgaaatttagcAATCACTGACTTTGGTAAAGGCATGTCTATCATGTCCAAGATAGTGGTCAATATGCTTGCAGATATTCTGCAATATCACTGGTTCAAGTATACTACAATTAAACCTGAGACAAAAAGTCCAAGTGGAACAATTAAACGTATCAAGTTTGTACTCAGAACAGTACTTGTAATGGGATTGTATCACCATACTTTATTGTACTGTATTGGTTTTTGGGAGGAGTGACCCTGCCTTTGAAGATCAAAGCAATAAGAATTTAGAAATCCTCACATAGTTGAAACTGCTGTTAGCAAGTATGGAAATCATGATGCAGTAGCACAATCCAGTTATAAACTGAcaaaaatttctgaattttaagcCTGAAAATTCTTCTGCTATCTACCAAGTAAATGTACTTATCTGATACTGcatttaaatggaaagaaagggaCTGAGCTCCTCAGCGGGACCTACTGAACAGCTTACCCTCCTTCCAGAAGAATCCGCACAACATCAAAGTGTCCATTTCTTGCAGCATACATCAGGGCTGTCCAGCCGTTACCTGCAGTCGCATTGAGCAGTGATGGAGAACGGCTGAGCAATGCTTTCAGCCTGGCTGCGTCTCCAACTGCAGCAAAATTATGCAGCTGGGAAACCATTTCCTGATGGAAGTTCTTTTCAAAGTTGGTCATTGTCTCAACTGAGTTGGAAAGCAAGAACACCTAAAAATATGCTTACtgttagcaaaatattttaaataaatgaagcaaATTGTTAACATCACACAGACAACCCTAACTCCTGTCACTAAATTATGGTAATGGTCCAATTTGTGTAATTAGAACATACTTGTTGCCCTTGAGCAAATTTTTCGCCTCTCCTATCTGCAAGCACGGTAAAATTTTACCTAAACAAATCAAAGTTACTTTCAAGGAGGCTTAAGGAAAGAAGAACTTTgctgcaaaaatgaaatttctttgaATACAAATACTCCGGTTTCCGAGCAAACAAACTGCAAATCCAGACTTCTGAAAAGCACCAAACCCAAGAAACAAACCCCAGGTGCCTGGGGAACAACGGAAGACACACATAAGATGGGTTCCTTTACAGAAGACCAGACCACCCTCCCCTGGGGCGATCTTTCCTAAGCTCTGCTGCGCAGCCTGGTCCATTTAACTGCACCTACGGCCCCACGGCCGCTGGGTGGCCCACACGGTCAGTCCGCCCGCTCCCTGCACGGCCCAGCTCCGCGCACGCGCAGCCCGCGCTTACAGCTGCGGACGCACCCGCTCCGCTCGCTGCAGCGTCACCGGGGCGCTTCGAGAGCCGGCGGGGTGGCAGCAGTTGCGACCCCAAAGGTCGTGGCTACGGACCAGCCGCAGGCGGGGGAGAGTCGTGCTTGAGCCGCTGTTTATTATCTCCCGGGCCCGAACCCGCTGCAGAGCCGAGCCGCCAGGCGCCCCGTTACCGTCAGTCGGGCTGCGTACGCACTTCCGCTGCGGAAGGGGCGCGTCTCAGGCCGTCCCGCCCCCGGGGTCGAAAGGGCGCGCAGGGGGAAGGTTGCTCAGTACCGAGTGCTGCAGGCGACGGGTCCCGTGTTTTGTCTGGTTACTCTTTGCCAGATAAGTTATTTAGCTACagaaagcagactttttttttttttttttttttttttttttttttttttggttgtctTTTGCAAGGTAATAAACCACATTAACAGTAGAATGTGCAGTAATTGTAAGAGATGTGGAACAAATGAGGTACAGCAGGGGACAGCAGTTGAGAGGGGAGCTGGAATGCTGGCTGTCCCCCCTCTGCCttgccctcgtgaggccccgCCTGAAATACAGCATCCTGGGGCCCCCAGCGTGAGAAGGACTgcagctgttggagtgggtccagagcAGCCCAGGAGTTGGACTGTGCGTCTCCTAAGAAGGAAGGttaagggagctgggcttcttcagcatgaagaaagctccagggagacctagttgtggctttccagtacttgaggggagcttatgAACAGGAAGATAACTGACTTTATAGTCATATAGTGATAGGgtattgtgattttttttttttttttttttttttttttttcctgagtatggcactggaacaggttggcCAAGaaggatgccccatccctgaaggcatttaaggccaggctggatgtggctctgggcagcctggtctagtggttggtgatcctgcacatagcgGGTGGGTTGAAAGTAGGTGATCATtatgctccttttcaacccaggctattctatgattctgtgatggtaaggccctggcacaggttgcccagaatggctgtggatgccccatctgtggagatgttcaagaccaggttgggtagagccctgggcagctttaTTAGCAAGGTGGCGGCG from Lagopus muta isolate bLagMut1 chromosome Z, bLagMut1 primary, whole genome shotgun sequence carries:
- the NUDT12 gene encoding NAD-capped RNA hydrolase NUDT12 — its product is MTNFEKNFHQEMVSQLHNFAAVGDAARLKALLSRSPSLLNATAGNGWTALMYAARNGHFDVVRILLEGGCDKSIVNKSRQTALDIAKFWGYKHIANLLANAKGGQKPDFLPTEVKEYSNYFGTTLLDRRSDKRIDSKWLSKKQIHPATVYILFSDLSPLVTLSGGAEKLERPEVRLCRLHHKDVEHCMSQSDEVTLIFLGVDLQLHTSLLTAHNGEVLQEGDDDGLIAWFALSINPTSAERFKQKHEDCYFLHPPMPALLQLPENEAGVVAQARSVLAWHSRYRFCPTCGSATKIEEGGYKKTCVKEDCPSLQGVHNTSYPRVDPVVIMQVIHPDGNHCLLGRQKRFPPGMFTCLAGFVEPGETIEDAVRREVEEETGVKVGHVQYVSCQPWPMPSSLMIGCLAVAVSTEIRVDKNEIEDARWFTREQVVDVLIKGNQRLFFVPPSQAIAHQLIKHWIGMNANL